The window GTTCGTGCGCCGGATGCGCCGGGCGTCACGCTGGGCGCGGGGGATCACGAGATCGTGCTCGAGCATCAGGGACGGCGGCGCTCGTATCTCGTCCACGTTCCGCCGGCGGCCTCGGGCGGCGCGCCCCTTCCCGTGGTGCTCGACTTCCACGGCGCGTGGCGCTCGGGCGCGGGACAGCGTGCGTGGTCGCGCTTCGATCGCCTCGCCGATCGCGAAGGCTTCCTCGCCGTCGAGCCGCAGGGGACGGGCCCGCTTCCGGGCATCGGGCGAACGTGGAACGCCTCCGGCTGCTGCGGCTGGGCGCGCACACACGAGGTGGACGACGTCGGCTTCGTGGTGGCGCTCCTCGAGGATCTCGCGCGGCGCATTCCGGTCGATCACACCCGCGTCTACGCGACCGGCCTCTCGAACGGCGGCATGATGGCGCATCGCCTCGCGGCCGATGCGCCCGAGCGCTTCGCCGCGGTCGCGTCGGTCGCTGGACCGTTCATGGAGACGGGCTTCGCGTCCGACCGCCCCACGCCCGTCATGCACGTCCACAGCCGTAGCGACGAGCGCGTGCCGTTCGGGGGCGGCGCGGGATCGAGCTTCCCGCCGCTCGGCAACGAACCGTACCCGCCCGTCGCTGCGACGATCCGCACCTGGACCGACCACGACGGCTGCCCACGGACGCCGAGCGAGGACCCGCCGCGCGAGGATGCGAGCCACCACACGGCCGTCCGCACGACGTACGGCCCGTGCCGAGACGGCACGGAGGTCGTGCTGTGGACGCTCACCGGACCCGGGCACGTGTGGCCCGGCGCAGAGGACACCTGGCGGAGCCTGCTGCTCGGCCCCGCGACCAGCGTGATCGACGCGTCGGAGGAGATGTGGCGCTTCTTCCGCCGCTTCAGCCGTCCCGACGCCCCGCCGCTCGCGTGAGCTTCAGGCTCGCGACCGCTCGGGCGCCGCGGGCCGCGCCGCGCGCTCGGCGACGGCGAGCGAGATGCGGACGACGTCGCGCGCCGCGTGCGGGCGCGCGAGCCGCCCGACCGCCTCGCGCATGCGGGCGAGCCGGGGGGCGTCGTCGAGCAGGCGGTCCAGCTTGTAGGCGAGCACCGGCAGGTTGTTGCAGCGGATCGCGGCGCCCTCTTCGAGCAGGTGGTCGGAGTTCCGCTCCTCCTGGCCGGGGATCGGATTCACGATCAGGATGATGAGGCCCTTCGCCAGCGCTTCCGACGTCGTCAGACCGCCGGGCTTCCCGACCAGCACGTCGGAGGCCGACATGTACGCGTCCATCTCGGTCGTGTAGCCGATCGGATGGAGCAGGCCCGGCCGGCAGCGCGGATCGGCGGCGAGCCCCTCCATGCGCGCCTTCAGCTCGGCGTTGCGACCGCAGATGGCGACGATCTGCGCCGGATGCTCGAGCCCGAAGAGCGTCGTCACGATGTGCTCGATCGGTCCCACACCGAAGCCGCCGGCCGACAGCAGGATCGTCGTCTTGTTCGTCGCGAGGTCGAGCTTCTTCCGCATCGCGGCCTTGTCCTTCGCCTCGGCGAACAGCGGATCGATCGGGATGCCGGTCGTCGACACCTTCTCGGCCGGGATGCCGAGCCGGATCATGTGCTCGCGCGTCTCGTCCAGCGCGACGAAGTAGTGCTCGTAGTGGTGGCAGAGCCACATGGCGTGCACGTCGAAGTCGGTGACGACGATCGTCTGCGGACAGGCCAGACGGTGCTTCGCCTTCATCCACGACACCATCTCGGCGGGCAGGAAGTGCGTGCAGACGATGAGGTCGGGCTGCTCGCGCTCCAGCATGCGGACGAACGGGCGGGTGTTGAGCTTGTCCCACGCGAGCCGCCGCCGCTCCTTCTCCCACGGGCTGTCGAGGGCGTCGTAGAGCCAGCCGAGAACCTCGGGCGCCCGGTCGACCATCTCGATGTAGGTCTTCGAGTAGAGCGTGCGGAAGACCTTGTTCGTGAACTCGAGCGCGTCGACGTGGTGGATCTCCTTCACGGCGCCCGACCGCTGGAAGGCCCGCTCGAGCGCCTGCGCGGCGCGCACGTGGCCGGCGCCGGCCGAGGCGGAGAGGATGAGGACCTTGTTCGCCATCGCGGTCTCCGTGTAGCACGAGGGGGATGCCCCGCACGACGCGCGCGATCGTCCAGACCGGGCCGCGCCAGCTCGAGCTGCGCGAGCTGCCGCTACCGGAGATCGACGACGAGAGCGCG is drawn from Candidatus Eisenbacteria bacterium and contains these coding sequences:
- a CDS encoding glycosyltransferase; this encodes MANKVLILSASAGAGHVRAAQALERAFQRSGAVKEIHHVDALEFTNKVFRTLYSKTYIEMVDRAPEVLGWLYDALDSPWEKERRRLAWDKLNTRPFVRMLEREQPDLIVCTHFLPAEMVSWMKAKHRLACPQTIVVTDFDVHAMWLCHHYEHYFVALDETREHMIRLGIPAEKVSTTGIPIDPLFAEAKDKAAMRKKLDLATNKTTILLSAGGFGVGPIEHIVTTLFGLEHPAQIVAICGRNAELKARMEGLAADPRCRPGLLHPIGYTTEMDAYMSASDVLVGKPGGLTTSEALAKGLIILIVNPIPGQEERNSDHLLEEGAAIRCNNLPVLAYKLDRLLDDAPRLARMREAVGRLARPHAARDVVRISLAVAERAARPAAPERSRA
- a CDS encoding PHB depolymerase family esterase — translated: MGLAFVLVGGDLVRAPDAPGVTLGAGDHEIVLEHQGRRRSYLVHVPPAASGGAPLPVVLDFHGAWRSGAGQRAWSRFDRLADREGFLAVEPQGTGPLPGIGRTWNASGCCGWARTHEVDDVGFVVALLEDLARRIPVDHTRVYATGLSNGGMMAHRLAADAPERFAAVASVAGPFMETGFASDRPTPVMHVHSRSDERVPFGGGAGSSFPPLGNEPYPPVAATIRTWTDHDGCPRTPSEDPPREDASHHTAVRTTYGPCRDGTEVVLWTLTGPGHVWPGAEDTWRSLLLGPATSVIDASEEMWRFFRRFSRPDAPPLA